One genomic window of Elaeis guineensis isolate ETL-2024a chromosome 2, EG11, whole genome shotgun sequence includes the following:
- the LOC105056194 gene encoding LOW QUALITY PROTEIN: uncharacterized protein At4g19900 (The sequence of the model RefSeq protein was modified relative to this genomic sequence to represent the inferred CDS: inserted 1 base in 1 codon) has protein sequence MLRHHPARRRHAYGPQLCAASAALLILLSLFVLHSRLSSSPFPLGLGLRSVLPGGSDHSSSSDRAPLFDDADNDAFDGAADDRIDELDVLDEDDDQQRRRSAGEEDEILRAFGAGLDDDGDSDEADLPRTPRSGLFWDHALGVARQSFGKPDPHRPYDPWGDDAPPEELRPSDRSKIAFGSDDQPVDEDLRLKMDSIRRIEDALLLKASSGGGGGGESPLREGWARWLEGKGDFLRRDKMLRSNLELLNPKNHPLLQDPDXVGLTVLTKGDKMMQRMLLTEMEKSPFGKGGGMETNKGAERKTLHLEAKKRPQRVPEGRRRRTALKEDQHYADGRRWGYFPGLDPNLTFSEFMDQFLRSGRCSMRVFMVWNSPPWTYGIRHQRGLESLLHHHRDACVVVFSETMELDFFREFVKDGFKIAVAMPNLDELLKDTPTHIFASVWFEWRKTKHYPIHYSELIRLAALYKYGGIYLDSDILVLNPLHSLENSVGVEHQAAGISIFNGAVMAFRKHSPFVIECLREFYSTYNDTLLRWNGADLLTRVINKFSAAKSYRQLDIKMEPPFKFFPISSMNITRYFMAPTDDSERAQQDALLTRMLNESITFHFWNGLTSALVPEPNSIVERLLNHYCLRCFDVF, from the exons ATGCTCCGACACCACCCCGCCCGGCGGCGCCACGCCTACGGCCCCCAGCTTTGCGCCGCCTCCGCTGCCCTCCTCATCCTCCTGTCCCTCTTCGTCCTCCACtcccgcctctcctcctccccctTCCCCCTCGGCCTCGGCCTCCGCTCCGTCCTCCCCGGCGGCTCCGACCATTCCTCCTCCTCCGATCGCGCCCCCCTCTTCGATGACGCCGACAACGACGCCTTCGATGGCGCCGCCGACGACCGCATCGACGAGCTCGACGTCCTTGACGAAGACGACGACCAGCAGCGCCGCCGCTCCGCCGGGGAGGAGGATGAGATCCTCCGCGCTTTCGGTGCGGGCCTCGACGACGACGGCGACTCCGACGAGGCGGACCTCCCCCGGACCCCCCGATCCGGCCTCTTCTGGGACCACGCCCTCGGCGTGGCCCGCCAGTCCTTCGGCAAGCCGGATCCCCACCGTCCCTACGATCCGTGGGGAGACGACGCCCCGCCGGAGGAGCTCCGGCCGTCCGACCGGAGCAAAATCGCGTTCGGATCGGATGACCAGCCGGTGGATGAGGATCTCCGGCTGAAGATGGACTCGATCCGGAGGATCGAAGATGCCCTATTGCTCAAGGCGAgctccggcggcggcggcggcggtgagTCCCCACTCCGGGAGGGGTGGGCGCGATGGTTGGAGGGGAAGGGAGATTTTCTACGGCGAGACAAGATGCTCCGATCGAACCTCGAGCTGTTGAATCCCAAGAACCATCCTTTGCTCCAGGATCCAG GGGTGGGACTTACAGTCCTCACCAAAGGGGATAAAATGATGCAGAGAATGCTCTTAACGGAGATGGAGAAGAGTCCTTTTGGAAAGGGTGGAGGCATGGAAACTAATAAGGGAGCAGAGAGGAAAACTCTTCATTTGGAGGCGAAGAAGAGGCCGCAAAGGGTTCCAGAGGGACGGAGAAGGAGGACTGCTTTGAAGGAGGACCAGCATTATGCTGATGGTCGGCGATGGGGGTACTTTCCAGGATTGGACCCAAATTTGACGTTCTCTGAGTTCATGGATCAGTTTCTCCGGAGTGGAAGATGTTCAATGAGGGTTTTTATGGTGTGGAACAGCCCACCTTGGACGTATGGCATCCGGCACCAGAGGGGGCTGGAGAGTCTTCTGCATCACCACAGGGATGCTTGTGTTGTGGTGTTCTCGGAAACAATGGAACTGGATTTCTTCAGAGAGTTTGTTAAAGATGG ATTCAAAATTGCAGTTGCTATGCCAAATCTCGATGAACTTTTGAAGGATACTCCAACCCATATTTTTGCTTCTGTCTGGTTTGAATGGAGGAAGACAAAACACTATCCAATCCATTATAGTGAGCTAATACGTCTTGCTGCTCTGTACAA ATATGGTGGCATATACCTTGATTCTGACATTCTAGTTCTAAACCCTTTACATTCACTTGAAAATTCTGTCGGTGTTGAGCATCAAGCAGCTGGGATTTCAATCTTTAATGGTGCAGTGATGGCTTTCAGAAAGCACAG TCCTTTTGTGATCGAGTGCCTGAGAGAGTTTTATTCAACTTATAATGATACCCTTTTAAGGTGGAATGGAGCTGACCTCCTGACAAGAGTGATAAACAAGTTCTCTGCAGCTAAATCATACAGACAGCTGGACATAAAGATGGaacctccttttaaatttttcccAATAAGTTCCATGAATATCACAAG GTATTTCATGGCACCAACTGATGATTCTGAGAGAGCCCAGCAAGATGCTCTCCTTACAAGGATGCTGAATGAATCAATCACATTTCATTTCTGGAATGGCTTAACTTCTGCACTAGTTCCGGAACCAAACAGCATTGTGGAAAGGCTTCTAAACCATTACTGCCTCCGTTGTTTTGATGTGTTTTGA